The Oreochromis niloticus isolate F11D_XX linkage group LG4, O_niloticus_UMD_NMBU, whole genome shotgun sequence DNA segment cacagagaaattCACTTATCTGTATATGTTTACATTCTCTTTCTACCTCATTAACATGCTTCTCTCTGAAACTAGAGGCTACAACTTGGAATCTGATTAGAATTAACATGTTGAGATTGTTTTTGATCAAACATATTTTACACCACAATAATATTAAAAGCTGATGATGTGAGGTTTTATGAGTGAATAATGTGTGTATATTTTGgtgctttgtttatttaaaattaaagtgcaaatgaaaaaaatacaatgaaTAAATTTAACAGAGCAATGTTTAAGAACTAATTGTGTGCCTTTGGTGCATTGAGTTTGTGCAAAAAAAGCAGAAGTAATAGTGAGGAAgtttttgtcacagtgtaaATCACTGTGATACGTATTCACTAACAGAGTTGTCCCATGTCTTACagtaatagactgcagagtctccctcctccacatttttaatgatcaaaCGATAATCTGATGTTGACTGATGAGTACATGTGAATTTTGAGGAAGAGAATCCAGAACCATATCTTGGAGAACCCCAGCTATGATGAAACCTCACTACATGCTGAGGAACTCCTCCTGGAATCTGTTTATACCAAAAGGCAGCATCATTAGTAACAGTCCCCAGGTTACAGTCCATGGTGGCTGTCTCTCCTTTCCTCACTGACACAACAGGAGGTTTCTGTGTTACCACCGTCACACCactcacacctgcaaacatCAAGAAGACATGGAGTCAAGACAAACACACTAAGATTAGTATATATGTGTGCAATATAAGTCAAAGTGTTTACATGTTAGAGCAGTGATGAGAGCACAGAGAGTCACCAGCATGATGTCGACGTGAACTAAGAACTGATTTCGAGAAAAGTCGCTGGAGGAGCCATTTAATACAAGTAtcaggaggaggagctgtgtcTCCTCCGTTCTCCCTATTACATCATCgtaatattgtttttcttttttcttcatttatttctttattagcATCATAGTGTATATATTAAGACTGAAACATATAAACAGAATAATTGGAAAAATATACCAAGGCCTCCAGAAGCACAAAGGAATAATacctacattaaaacaaaaaacaactagacatacaaataacaaaGGAGAATTTATCTTCTATGTGTGTGACACAAGCTCAAAAGACTGGAGAGAATTTggttagaaaaaatagaatttgtGTCTTTGTTACACCTTAAAAGCAACGTGAGTCAGAGCAGCAGGAAGCAATGTGGTCACATGAATGACACCCACTCACAAAATCTTTGGACATGAAATACAGTTGAAATATTTTGGGATAGGTGGCAAAATCCCTGTAGATCTCATGGTGCTGTATCTTGGAGTAATTAAAGAGGAtgttttggttaaaaaaaaaaggctcattgttggttacaaaaaaaaaaatagctcaaAGAATGGGTATATAAATGAAATCTTTATTAGACGATTAGTTTTTGGCAAAGGTCTAAAGGAGACGCCTTTTCACAGAAGTGGAAGAAGTTGATTGCCTTcatgtgtcatggtcctgagtcttctgcccagtgttttgtgtttttcattcaaCTTCTGTTCTTGTTAGATATTACCCACTGGTTATATGTAATGGTTTTAATGTTCAATGCAAAACAACAAATGACACCAGAAATATGCAGAAAGGTTTAGTTTCATAACTGGACTTCATTTAATGTTCCTTAACAGTAAATAAGTTAGGTTTAGGCAAACATCGAACTGTATTCAGCTAACTGTCTCTGAATGATCAAATGATATGAACTGAAACATTTCCATTAAAAACAGCAGatccattttattttacagggaGCTTATTTGCCATTTACTTGAGTTACTAAGACCTGCAGGTGCATCCTGGGcaagaagaaacagaaacacagagaggtgATGCTCCACTAACCGAGAGTGAAGATTCATTTGCAAATCTACAGCTAATAATTTAAACCAGTGACAACTGCCCTCTCTGTTACTCATGAAGAAATATTAAATGATGCTCTCTAGTGTTCAAATATTACTTAGTCTGTATGTCAGAATATACGTATGTTTAAACTATGGGAGCAACACAATTGAAAATTTTGTGCTTAtgagtgtttttttccctctgtgtgCCCCTCTCTAAAATGTAACAGTTCGTTTCAATCACCTTCAATTTATGTTAGTGCAAAACAGTTGCGCAATTTCCCATTTACtcacaagaaaacacatttttaaaccaatgcttttattaatttaatgcaAAATATGAATTCCTGAAAATACTTGTTAAAACCAGCAAATGAATACATGACTTAAACCTTTTGCTTTACTCTGATTTCTAACATGTAAAGACTGTAATGAGCAAACAGCACAAACAGTAAAGAAGCAGATTTTAAATGCACATTCTGGTCCTCGACTATTCAGTGGGACATTCTGACTTCTTGATGGTTTTCTCTGAAGTCTGTGAGCCCAAAGACACTTTACATGTATAAACCTTATCCATGTTCCAGTCTGATGGCTGGATggtcagagagctgctgatTTGGTAAGTCTGGTCTGGTCTCTGAACAGCAGTGCTGGTAGAGATCCCACTGCTCACTGGACTCCCACCAGCCAACCAGCTCACATCTGCAAAAGGcacagactgactggacagACAGACCAGAGAAGCTGTGTTGGACTGGAGCTCAGCACTGGACGGAGGGAAGACTGTCAGGACAGGAGGAGGGAGGCTGGAGCCTGAAAATACATGAAGGatgttcagaaaacaacaaaaaaataaataaataaatgaaaggaaagaaggaaattGGAAATGAAGTCATAAAACCAGAAGGAATCAAGAAGAGTCAATATGGAATAAACATAACATTTGTTATGAAGttagaagaaaacaaaactaatgtACAATACTAAAATATATGGATCCAACATATTGTttgaatttctttttatatttttaccaaATAAAATATGATTAGTTACTGTTTAACTTTACATGTAAGATGTCTTTGATTTAATTCTGCAGGTTTCTGCATAACATGTCAGCTAATGTGGGTAATTTTCTTTCAAGAAAAGTGTACGGCCAGGTTCTAATCACTTCAAAGTAATTTTGAACTTTAGTAAAACTGTTAACTACTAttgaagaaagagaaaacatgCCTATGTATGTTTTTGAAATGCCAACCTAAACATAAATTAAAAGCAATAAGAATGAAAAAACAGCATATTTCACACCATTTTCAGAGAAGTAGTTTGACaccatttcacattttttaaacataagtAATTCATGTCTCCTGTATATGAGACAACATGAAACTATTTCAGATTGTACAGAATCATAAACAATTATGCTGAACAAGAAACATATTGAATTAAGTAGTCATCAGCAGATTTTTGCAAAATCTCTGTTGTTTTATGATCAGTTAAACAGTACTTACCTGTCACAATCAGCTTGGTGCCTTGTCCGAATACCACAGTGATTCAGTTTGTATACatggctgtacaaaaacctcctgACTGTCACTGATGAGGGGAGAGGAACTGAAACATCCTGTAGAGACCAACTTTCACTGTCAACATCTCATTCACTTCAtctgtttgtattttataactgtgtctctctctgtgtagtCACGTTTGTTCCTTTATGTCACTTGTTTTGTGCAAGATTTAATAAAGTCCTCATTATTGGCCAGCATTAATCAGAGCTGTAATGTCTCTCAATAAGATTTTGGCCACAGTCTGCTTCACTATGAACCAGCTTTATTGGGAGAGTCTTCCAATGTCTAACAGGAACTCACTGCAGAGTCTCCTGTCTCTGCATGATTGATAATAGACTTGAAATCGGTGTTTGGTCAGGATTTAGATATTAATCTGTCTGAGGAGAATCCTGC contains these protein-coding regions:
- the LOC109201918 gene encoding immunoglobulin lambda-1 light chain, which translates into the protein MLVTLCALITALTCVSGVTVVTQKPPVVSVRKGETATMDCNLGTVTNDAAFWYKQIPGGVPQHVVRFHHSWGSPRYGSGFSSSKFTCTHQSTSDYRLIIKNVEEGDSAVYYCKTWDNSVSEYVFGQGTKLIVTSSSLPPPVLTVFPPSSAELQSNTASLVCLSSQSVSFADVSWLAGGSPVSSGISTSTAVQRPDQTYQISSSLTIQTSDWNMDKVYTCKVSLGSQTSEKTIKKSECPTE
- the LOC109194566 gene encoding immunoglobulin lambda-1 light chain-like — encoded protein: MLVTLCALVTALTCVSGVTVLTQKPPVLSVRKGETATMDCNLGTVTGSAARWYKQIPGGVPQFVLYFYHSSSSPGYGSGFSSPKFTSTHQSTSDYRLIINNVEEGDSAVYYCQTWDSNAVVFGQGTKLIVTGSSLPPPVLTVFPPSSAELQSNTASLVCLSSQSVPFADVSWLAGGSPVSSGISTSTAVQRPDQTYQISSSLTIQPSDWNMDKVYTCKVSLGSQTSEKTIKKSECPTE